Proteins found in one Agaribacterium sp. ZY112 genomic segment:
- a CDS encoding HU family DNA-binding protein has translation MNKSELIEAIAASADISKAAAGRALDAVTDSITNALKEEDQVALVGFGTFLVKERAARTGRNPQTGAPIEIAAAKIPSFKPGKALKDAVN, from the coding sequence GTGAACAAATCAGAATTAATCGAAGCCATCGCAGCATCTGCGGACATTTCTAAAGCCGCTGCAGGCCGTGCATTGGACGCCGTTACGGATTCAATCACTAATGCACTTAAAGAAGAAGACCAAGTAGCTCTAGTTGGCTTTGGTACCTTCCTAGTAAAAGAGCGTGCAGCTCGTACTGGCCGCAACCCACAAACAGGTGCACCAATCGAAATTGCCGCAGCAAAAATCCCTAGCTTCAAGCCTGGTAAAGCGTTAAAAGACGCCGTTAACTAA